The following proteins are co-located in the Silene latifolia isolate original U9 population chromosome 1, ASM4854445v1, whole genome shotgun sequence genome:
- the LOC141656282 gene encoding uncharacterized protein LOC141656282, with amino-acid sequence MYPSSSYHLSPPGSPPSSSSSSSTSSEENARQELRRQKRVATYEAVRYMVNYMANNVIPLILVNYMSNNKERTYIERNREEGHVHLFNDYFSENPVYPPQMFRRRFRMRKHLFLRIVEGVGAYDRHFQHKPDATGRLSLSPLIKCTAALRLLAYGEAADRVDEYLRLGESTARKVLVRFLEAVIHQFGDEYLRRPTVQDLQRLLQVGAYRGFPGMLGSIDCMHWKWKNCPKAWRGQFQGRSGEATVILEAVASQDLWIWHSFFGVPGSCKDINVLHRSPVFDDVLNGRAPRVNYIVNGQQFDTGYYLTDGIYPQWPTFIP; translated from the coding sequence ATGTATCCCTCAAGTTCTTATCATCTTTCTCCCCCAGGCTCAccaccatcatcttcttcctcatcatctACCTCGTCAGAAGAGAATGCTAGGCAGGAGCTGCGGAGGCAGAAAAGAGTTGCAACATACGAAGCAGTCAGGTATATGGTAAATTATATGGCAAATAATGTTATACCACTTATATTGGTAAACTATATgtcaaataataaagaaagaacaTATATTGAGAGAAATCGAGAAGAGGGCCATGTCCATCTCTTTAACGATTATTTCTCGGAAAACCCAGTTTACCCTCCACAAATGTTTAGACGTAGGTTTCGAATGCGCAAACATTTATTCTTGCGTATTGTAGAGGGTGTAGGAGCTTATGATAGGCATTTTCAGCACAAACCTGATGCTACAGGTAGGTTAAGTTTGTCACCATTAATTAAATGCACAGCAGCTCTTCGTCTCTTAGCATATGGAGAGGCTGCTGATAGAGTGGACGAGTACTTGAGGCTTGGAGAATCAACAGCAAGGAAGGTTCTTGTTAGATTTCTTGAAGCTGTTATTCATCAATTTGGGGATGAGTATCTAAGACGTCCAACTGTTCAAGATCTTCAAAGGCTTTTACAGGTTGGAGCGTATAGAGGATTCCCGGGCATGTTAGGAAGTATCGACTGCATGCATTGGAAGTGGAAAAATTGTCCTAAGGCTTGGAGAGGTCAGTTTCAAGGACGAAGTGGAGAAGCGACTGTGATATTGGAAGCAGTTGCATCACAAGATCTATGGATATGGCATTCATTTTTTGGTGTACCTGGATCGTGCAAAGATATAAATGTGTTACACCGGTCACCTGTTTTTGATGACGTATTAAATGGGCGAGCTCCTCGGGTTAATTATATAGTTAATGGTCAACAGTTTGACACGGGTTATTATTTGACCGACGGTATATATCCTCAATGGCCAACTTTTATACCATAA
- the LOC141642060 gene encoding glutathione S-transferase T2-like has translation MRRICRAVMAWGDCFAEANRIKRSGMSEDDVIQMAHKLHKGKFNYEHAWRLLRHYRKWEDHIAPYAEINPGKRAQQEDPTTPTNVGTPERGSSGKRTRLNDGGFSPAWSVEEGSASNTRPIGRDAAKKGKGALKTVIEEVSHFSNAVKNLNFNMTGDKDNEVRRLAIDEEKVRVKEKKVNWSILSKLMDCPSLTPEMEEMKAKLIRELL, from the coding sequence ATGCGGCGTATATGCAGAGCCGTCATGGCATGGGGTGATTGTTTTGCAGAAGCTAATCGAATCAAGAGAAGTGGGATGTCAGAAGATGACGTCATTCAAATGGCTCATAAGTTACATAAAGGAAAATTTAACTATGAACATGCTTGGCGCTTGTTAAGACATTATAGAAAATGGGAAGATCACATTGCTCCATATGCCGAAATTAATCCGGGGAAAAGAGCTCAACAAGAAGATCCAACCACTCCTACAAATGTTGGTACACCCGAAAGAGGTAGTAGTGGTAAGAGAACTAGGCTTAATGATGGAGGGTTCTCTCCAGCTTGGTCTGTAGAAGAAGGAAGTGCATCTAATACTCGTCCAATTGGTAGAGATGCAGCTAAAAAAGGTAAGGGAGCGTTGAAAACTGTTATCGAAGAGGTGAGTCATTTCAGTAACGCCGTGAAGAATTTGAATTTTAATATGACTGGTGATAAAGATAATGAGGTGAGGAGGCTGGCCATAGATGAAGAGAAAGTAAGGGTCAAAGAAAAGAAGGTTAATTGGTCAATACTTAGCAAACTAATGGACTGTCCGTCTTTAACTCCGGAAATGGAAGAGATGAAGGCTAAACTCATAAGAGAACTATTATAG